Part of the Mauremys mutica isolate MM-2020 ecotype Southern chromosome 1, ASM2049712v1, whole genome shotgun sequence genome is shown below.
CCTCTCTACTAATGATGGGGGTTGGTCATGGACTCTGATCATGGGAGGGACGTGGCCTAATCTGGCAAAAAGGGATCATAGAATcttaggtttggaagggaccttaggaggtcatctagtccaaccccctgctcaaagcaggaccaatccctattttttcccccagatccctaaatgggcccctcaaAAAGGCGCACTCAGTCCCTGCGTCACCTCACGAGGTCAATATGTCTgttcccagcatcttcccagtcTGATTTTATCCACCCCAAAGCCACATTTACCCCCCAAAATGGATATTTATCTTGGAAAGTCTGTGTCAGCCTCTCACCACTCAGTTGCTGTGAATTCAGCCTCTTCTCTTGAAGGAGCAATATACTGAGACCATAAATCTTGCTCCAGGACCTGGATGCATTGCCCATCAGCCAGTTTCACTGCTCTCACTGTGATAACATCCCATTTACCATCTCTCCAGTCTCCTATTCAGATGACTCCGTGACGAAGCTGCAGTATTACACCGGGGACAGTGAGGGGGAAAACGATCCTGGATCCGAACAAGGTAACAGGGGATGGGGTGGATACAGAGACATATAAAAGATTTCTGTCCAACTCTTGATGGAAACGAACAAATCCTGACCCTTTCTGTGTGTGGTTGATGGTGCTCTCCCCCAGGGGAGGAGATGCAGGGAACCGGGCAGAGAAATATGCACACAGTATGAAAGAATCTGACTTCCACAGCTGACACGTGTCACTATACAACCCCTGATCTATGAAGCATGATCTTAGCCCCCTGCCTCCTCGACATGAGCATACAGCCCAATTCACAGTCCAGCCCACATAAAGTCAGAACTTTAAACCATGTCTTTATAGAATTCAGTTGAATTCACAATGGTCAGCTCTGGCGTGGCAACTACTATCTCCCAATGGGTCCAGGGGTAGCTCAATACCATCATAGATCCTGATCTCATTGAAGGGCATAACAAAGTTGCTGTTGGATGCTGTGGGGCAGGACCAGGCCCTAGTTATTTTTGAGGAAATGAAGGTGGCACAATTATTGTTTCACATAATGTCCGTGACTCTCCCTTTTCCCCTGGGTCACCCTGTGACTTCCCCTACAGACTCTGTGATGAACAGCCCAAACTCCAAGACAACAGGCTTTTAATGGGGAACTAAaacctgctggggaaatgggtgTGTTCAGGGGAAGCTGAATATGGTGTTTGCTGTTCCAGAGGGAGTTTACCTGGGGGAGTCTCAGTTGGATTATGATAACGTGGAGGAGCCTGCCTTGAACGACGTCCTCCAGACTCCAGATGGTCAAGGTGAGCAGTGATGAATCCCCCTCCAGAAACCACATTACCCCTTGGCTACTGCTGTTCCACCCCTTCATTCCCTAGTCAGCCTTTTGATcctgagatcagggctggggagaatttttttttttttgtaaattcaaGATCTCTCTCAAGCTTTATTAGATTGTGACATTTACAAGAATTAGCGGTAACGGTGGAGCTGCAGGGTATTGCGTCTTCGCCATGCAGCGCGGCGGGAGCCACCAATGGTGTGGTGGAATTTGTGGCCCTTGCCAAGACCACGACTCTTCCTGCCAGCTGATGTCAGCCCACGCatctctctgtgtttgtgaaCTGGTTTGGTGATCCATCGGGTGTCAGGGTTGCGTCTGATGGCCTTGTGGAATGGATCAATCAGGATTACCTCAAAGAACTTGTATGTGGAATCTTCACCCACCCAGTAGGAGTTCAACACTCTCAGAGCCCCACAGTGGCGACCAGCACGCTCATCTGCTACAGATTGCAGGCTCCGGGCAAATTTCAGCTGGTTAACACCATGATTTACAGGTTTACCATAGGTAGCACATTTTGGGACTGGGCGTTTACGACCACCACGGCGAACACGAATGCGGTAGATAACATAACCTTGTTTAGCCTTATATCCCAGTCTACGGGCTTTGTCTGGCCTGGTTGGTCGGGAAGCTCGATGCAGGGCAGACAACTGGCGATACTGCCAACAGCGGACACGCAGGAGGAAACGCATCACGTCTGACTGTTTCTTCCTCCATAGCTCTTGGATGTATTTGTAGGCACCTATGTTTGTTTACCTGATGGCGCCCAAAGCCGGAACCCAGActagcctggctggagccagggaggggcatTCCACAGTTAACAGCTCCCCTCATAGCCTTAAGGAGCCATGTCTTTGTTAGTTTTATGTTTCCTGTTTGCTTCCCCTCCAATAACCTCCTTTGATTTTCTCTGTGCAGTCTGGCAGGATAATATCAAACAGCTAAATTGAGGTGTATGTGGCATTCATAAGAAGTAATACACATAACTCCCTCATTTGCCACACCTGGCATGTGGCTTATTTCTCTGTTCAGTGGAAAGCCTCTTCTCATTTCCATTAattcatatttttatttcagaGGTCCCTTCCCTGCCTGGAGATGACCCAGGGGATGGTTATGATGATGCCAGAGAAATTTCTGACCCTGAAGATAATCCTGGTCCTGGACCAAGTGCCCAGGAAGTCACTG
Proteins encoded:
- the LOC123355875 gene encoding 60S ribosomal protein L15-like, giving the protein MRFLLRVRCWQYRQLSALHRASRPTRPDKARRLGYKAKQGYVIYRIRVRRGGRKRPVPKCATYGKPVNHGVNQLKFARSLQSVADERAGRHCGALRVLNSYWVGEDSTYKFFEVILIDPFHKAIRRNPDTRWITKPVHKHREMRGLTSAGRKSRGLGKGHKFHHTIGGSRRAAWRRRNTLQLHRYR